A stretch of Lathyrus oleraceus cultivar Zhongwan6 chromosome 6, CAAS_Psat_ZW6_1.0, whole genome shotgun sequence DNA encodes these proteins:
- the LOC127093270 gene encoding CASP-like protein 5B3 yields MKDFPGTPGTMFGLALRMSQFIFAAGSIASMATTPSFFNITAFCYLIAAMGLQTIWSFVLALLDAYAVVRKKVLHNPVLVSLYLVGDWVTATLSLAAACSSAGITVLYFNDLGHCHFGKECRKYQISVACAFLSWIPISISSLIMLWLLAAG; encoded by the exons ATGAAAGATTTTCCTGGGACACCTGGTACTATGTTTGGTTTGGCTCTGAGGATGTCACAGTTCATTTTTGCTGCTGGGTCTATTGCTTCCATGGCTACCACACCAAGTTTCTTTAATATTACAGCTTTTTG TTACTTGATAGCTGCAATGGGTTTACAAACCATATGGAGTTTTGTGCTCGCTTTATTAGACGCATACGCCGTGGTGAGAAAGAAAGTCCTCCATAACCCTGTACTAGTTAGCCTCTATCTGGTCGGGGATTGG GTAACAGCCACACTATCTCTAGCTGCAGCGTGTTCCTCAGCAGGCATAACAGTTTTGTACTTTAACGATCTAGGACATTGCCATTTCGGAAAGGAATGCCGAAAATATCAGATTTCAGTTGCATGTGCCTTCTTAAGCTGGATACCGATTTCAATATCGTCCTTAATAATGCTTTGGCTATTAGCAGCAGGATAG